In Microscilla marina ATCC 23134, a single window of DNA contains:
- a CDS encoding MFS transporter — protein MSNTSNLQSQNIQWKQVWSLIALNLAIVISWVAYNKYQPELLTQFRFSQYVFELAIVQGLILFVTPPIAGWFADKARLKDSRPIPVVGIGINFVSMVFMVVAVTVWANPGGIIRMLFPLMIVLWLVFMNVFHSPAISTLDMFVPREKLPQIMAIFAVITDMAASIEPSIIDLITFFGAPLTFAAGGLMVFGAGLWLQRTVRSFKPLTGNDQNTDKPQTPSRFGVVLLLGLFMGLATMYFFELFPNLTAAKLPFLKSTGFKSSYFTSILIAFSALLCYPLSLWAQRFSVVKAAWIGVVGCAVMLLGISVFSGTPALVCFILYPVFYALMSVTFLPLAFVNLSSRQKVLGIGLFFSGVQLASSVVEALQAGKFI, from the coding sequence ATGAGTAATACATCCAATTTACAATCGCAAAATATCCAATGGAAACAAGTGTGGAGTCTGATCGCCCTCAACCTGGCAATTGTCATTAGTTGGGTCGCCTACAACAAGTACCAACCAGAACTACTTACTCAGTTTAGGTTTAGCCAGTACGTATTTGAACTCGCCATTGTACAAGGACTTATTTTGTTTGTAACCCCACCTATTGCTGGTTGGTTTGCTGACAAAGCACGCCTCAAAGACAGTCGCCCCATACCAGTGGTAGGCATAGGAATCAACTTTGTCTCTATGGTTTTTATGGTAGTAGCAGTTACTGTATGGGCCAACCCTGGTGGTATTATACGTATGCTTTTCCCACTTATGATTGTACTATGGTTGGTGTTTATGAACGTGTTTCATAGCCCGGCTATATCTACCCTGGATATGTTTGTGCCTAGGGAAAAACTGCCCCAGATTATGGCTATTTTTGCGGTAATCACTGACATGGCGGCCTCTATTGAGCCTTCTATCATAGACCTGATTACTTTTTTTGGTGCTCCTCTTACCTTTGCCGCAGGTGGTTTAATGGTGTTTGGTGCTGGTTTATGGCTGCAACGTACGGTGCGGAGCTTTAAACCTCTCACTGGTAACGATCAAAATACTGATAAGCCTCAAACTCCATCGCGTTTTGGAGTAGTGTTATTATTAGGTTTGTTTATGGGGCTCGCCACCATGTACTTCTTTGAGCTTTTTCCTAATTTAACCGCCGCAAAGTTACCTTTCTTAAAGTCTACTGGTTTTAAAAGCTCTTATTTTACTTCTATTTTAATTGCCTTTTCTGCCTTACTTTGTTATCCATTGAGCTTATGGGCACAACGTTTTTCGGTGGTCAAAGCTGCTTGGATTGGTGTAGTAGGTTGTGCAGTCATGCTACTAGGCATATCAGTATTTTCGGGTACCCCAGCACTGGTTTGTTTTATCTTGTATCCTGTTTTTTATGCCCTTATGTCAGTTACATTTCTTCCATTGGCTTTTGTCAACCTTTCGTCTCGCCAAAAAGTACTGGGCATTGGATTGTTTTTTAGTGGGGTACAATTGGCAAGTAGCGTAGTAGAAGCATTACAAGCGGGTAAATTTATATAG